The genomic stretch GTTCTGGAGTCACAGATGACGATGCTCGGCCGCAGAATCGTCAGGGGAAGAGCGTCCATGTTCTCGCGGACGAGTTTTTCCGCTTCCAGTTTGCTCCGCTCGTACGTGTTGTTGTGCTCCTGCTTCTCGTCGAGCTCGTCTTCTTTGATTATGCCCTTCCTCCTGCCGGCCACATAGGCGGTGCCGATATAATCTACTTTCTTCAGCCCCGGGCACACCCTGGCGAAATCGAGAATATTTTGAGCGCCCCCCACGTTGACCTTCCGCGCGTCCTCAATCTCAAGATCAAATCGAGCCGCAGCGGCGCAATGGATGATATGCATCGTTCTCGCGGCGAGATCCCTGTACTCCGGTTCTTTCAGCCCAAACCTATCATGCGAAAGATCACCCTCGATCAACTCTATTCTGCTGGAGAAGCAATTGGTCTCCGTATCGGGATAAAGTTCCCGCAACACCTTGGATATTCTCTCCAGGGGCTTTACTCCGCGCCTGCTCCGCACCAGGAGATTCAGTCTCGCGTCCGTACTGGCCAACCATTTCTGAAGGAGGCTCGCCCCGATGTATCCGGTTGCTCCCGTTAGAAACAGCTCTCCCTTCATGGTTCCCTCTTTTCCTGTTCGCAGTACATGGACTCTATCTCGTCCCTGTATCTTTCAACGATCAATTTTCTCCTGAGTTTGAGCGTCGGCGTCAGCAGCCTATTTTCAACGGTGAAGCCTTCGGATATCAACGTGAATGCTTTGATTTTCTCGTAGCGCGCACGGTCCGCGGTCGCGTTTTCGATCTGAGCCGAGATGAGCGTCTTGATTTCGTCATTTTTCAACAGATCCTCATAATCGACTGCGGCGATATTGTGTTCGCTCGCGTATTGCTCCAGCGTGCACCGCTGAGGAGCGATCAGGGAGGTGAGGCATTTTCTGCCATCCCCGTGGAGCAACACCTGGTCGATGAATGGGCTTTTCGTTATCTCCGTTTCTATCGGGACGGGCGCCACCTTCTTGCCGTACGACGTTACTATGATCTCTTTTATTCTTCCGGTAATGGTGAGATTTCCATTCTGATCAAATCTGCCCTGGTCTCCCGT from Candidatus Eisenbacteria bacterium encodes the following:
- a CDS encoding SDR family oxidoreductase yields the protein MKGELFLTGATGYIGASLLQKWLASTDARLNLLVRSRRGVKPLERISKVLRELYPDTETNCFSSRIELIEGDLSHDRFGLKEPEYRDLAARTMHIIHCAAAARFDLEIEDARKVNVGGAQNILDFARVCPGLKKVDYIGTAYVAGRRKGIIKEDELDEKQEHNNTYERSKLEAEKLVRENMDALPLTILRPSIVICDSRTGRASSFNGFYRALRLYWLGLLKILPGHTSGRVDLVPVDYVTDAIYAISTNGKSAGNCYHVTAGSGNTTSLEQIRDLASRHFRKEPFAIIPPEEFMAYISKAADRLSEEEREMIEEVKLYMPYLTGGLLFDDSNTRRDAGLEVPRVSDYFGKMANYIMEHE